A genomic region of Rhodothermia bacterium contains the following coding sequences:
- a CDS encoding DUF2892 domain-containing protein, with product MKPNMGSTDRIVRVVVAVIFAALYLTGIVRGTIGVILLVLAVVFVLTSVVRFCPLYLPLGMNTNKSE from the coding sequence ATGAAACCCAACATGGGATCAACTGATCGGATTGTCCGAGTCGTTGTTGCAGTTATCTTTGCCGCGCTCTACCTGACAGGTATTGTGAGGGGAACTATCGGTGTTATTTTGCTTGTTTTGGCCGTTGTTTTTGTACTGACCAGCGTGGTACGCTTCTGCCCGCTTTATTTGCCCTTAGGGATGAATACCAATAAGTCGGAATAA
- a CDS encoding tetratricopeptide repeat protein produces the protein MSFLQAQQEVISLFEAGNRAYRASEYEVAIQQYELALEKGGKSHALFYNLASAHYRKGHVGKAILYYEKALKWSPYDARTQHSLRIAQKKIQFPIPQLPGSPFSSAWQYIRFIVGGWGLLWLGVLMYIAVIVFVGHWIWFKGEMVWRRRALMVLVPLMVLFLGMAYWASFQSETEKKVVVIEKQVELRQRPVKDAPTARTVSEGITLEVLSVREHWYEVRLPNGETGWLLQRVVANI, from the coding sequence TTGTCATTTTTACAGGCACAACAAGAGGTTATTTCACTTTTTGAAGCTGGGAATCGGGCTTACCGTGCTTCCGAGTATGAGGTTGCAATTCAGCAATATGAACTTGCACTTGAAAAAGGTGGGAAAAGCCATGCCTTGTTCTATAATTTAGCCAGTGCGCACTATCGAAAAGGCCACGTCGGAAAAGCCATTTTGTATTACGAAAAGGCTCTTAAATGGTCGCCCTACGATGCTCGGACGCAGCACAGTTTAAGGATTGCCCAAAAGAAAATCCAGTTCCCGATCCCACAATTGCCCGGCTCTCCTTTTTCAAGTGCTTGGCAATACATTCGGTTCATTGTTGGGGGTTGGGGCTTATTATGGCTTGGGGTTTTGATGTATATTGCCGTTATTGTTTTTGTTGGACATTGGATTTGGTTTAAGGGGGAGATGGTTTGGCGGCGACGTGCCTTAATGGTGTTGGTTCCTCTCATGGTCCTGTTTTTGGGAATGGCCTATTGGGCTTCCTTTCAATCGGAGACAGAAAAGAAAGTCGTTGTTATAGAAAAGCAGGTGGAACTGCGACAAAGACCCGTTAAAGATGCACCAACCGCAAGAACGGTATCAGAAGGCATTACCTTAGAGGTGCTTTCGGTGAGAGAGCATTGGTACGAAGTGCGATTGCCCAACGGAGAAACAGGCTGGCTCCTCCAACGTGTCGTGGCAAATATTTAG
- a CDS encoding protein BatD, translated as MLRIKVLRIGFLAILSVLLGSAVYGQRISVTASVGDHTVAMNESVVYTVEVRSANSTLPNIYPPQAPDAQGLEILHDNASTGKKSIFANGQVTQTYTYTWFYRPLREGEVTIGRTTVVIGRETLTTSPISLRIVGQGKKPNAPSFRSKSLFDDPFSNDPQNSVQAPPTPDVSKRDVFIRAIPSSTQIVQGEQMFIAYYLFARRGVEIRNSRLSDSWDAEGFWREELNAEANTELETIGGEPYRKILIKRVAVFPTRTGKLIVDPLKVQADVSMIRMDDPFDAFLGGNVGPAQNISIVSEPITIQVRALPNGAPAGFSGAVGRLNMTATLDKEKVEVGSPVTVTIMIGGSGNIATLAAPQFNVPEVVEKYDPEISNVIDRSVQVYGNKTFRFTLIPRENGQHTIPAFSFSYFDISANAYKTISAGPFTFRATGTAQNLATGKNVFPVNDIATILPTSGDWIRQEAIPLHRHWWPFLVFLIPMLGLAGLVYYRQLQDRMQTDVAFARTRTAQSEAQKHLHLAEKLLREDQPKAFYDEVARAVTGFLGDRLNISEKGMLRQDLLAKMTEVGMDEQLCMDFGSLLESSDEVRFSPVRPTPLKMQTSYNDATSLIQRIDMFYKQERKKK; from the coding sequence ATGTTGCGCATTAAAGTACTTCGTATTGGTTTCTTGGCCATTCTATCGGTTTTATTAGGGTCAGCTGTCTATGGGCAGCGCATCAGTGTGACGGCAAGTGTGGGTGATCATACCGTAGCCATGAACGAGTCGGTGGTTTATACGGTTGAAGTTCGTTCAGCCAATAGCACGCTTCCCAATATATACCCCCCGCAAGCGCCGGACGCACAAGGGTTGGAAATCTTGCACGACAATGCTTCTACGGGAAAAAAAAGTATCTTTGCCAATGGTCAGGTCACACAAACTTATACCTATACGTGGTTTTATCGTCCCTTGAGAGAGGGAGAAGTTACGATTGGGCGTACAACGGTGGTAATTGGGCGTGAAACCCTTACCACTTCTCCCATTTCCCTTCGGATTGTAGGGCAGGGCAAAAAACCCAATGCGCCCAGTTTTCGGTCTAAGAGCCTTTTCGATGACCCCTTTTCCAATGATCCGCAGAACAGTGTACAAGCGCCGCCTACGCCTGATGTTTCTAAGCGGGATGTCTTTATTCGTGCCATCCCAAGTTCCACGCAAATTGTACAAGGGGAACAGATGTTTATTGCCTATTATCTTTTCGCGCGTCGTGGGGTTGAAATCCGGAATAGCCGTCTCTCGGATTCTTGGGATGCTGAAGGATTTTGGCGGGAGGAACTCAATGCAGAGGCAAATACCGAATTGGAGACGATAGGCGGCGAGCCTTACCGTAAAATCTTGATTAAACGGGTTGCTGTTTTCCCTACAAGAACCGGCAAATTGATTGTTGATCCGCTAAAAGTGCAGGCAGATGTTTCGATGATCCGTATGGACGATCCTTTTGACGCTTTTCTGGGTGGGAATGTCGGGCCGGCACAAAACATTTCGATTGTCTCGGAGCCAATTACCATTCAGGTGCGGGCTTTGCCCAATGGTGCCCCCGCTGGATTCTCGGGCGCTGTTGGTCGCTTAAACATGACCGCAACATTGGATAAAGAAAAAGTGGAAGTGGGTTCTCCCGTAACCGTAACCATCATGATTGGTGGAAGTGGTAATATTGCGACTTTGGCCGCACCGCAGTTCAATGTCCCGGAAGTAGTCGAAAAGTACGATCCCGAAATAAGCAATGTGATAGACCGCTCGGTTCAGGTGTATGGCAATAAGACCTTTCGCTTTACCCTTATTCCGCGTGAAAACGGGCAACACACCATCCCCGCCTTCTCCTTTTCTTATTTTGACATTTCAGCGAATGCCTACAAAACCATTTCGGCAGGCCCCTTTACTTTTAGGGCTACGGGAACAGCGCAGAATTTGGCTACGGGCAAAAATGTATTCCCGGTAAACGATATTGCGACGATTTTACCTACATCTGGCGACTGGATTAGACAAGAAGCCATTCCATTGCACCGCCATTGGTGGCCCTTTCTTGTTTTCCTGATCCCTATGTTGGGCTTGGCCGGATTGGTTTACTACCGCCAATTACAAGACCGAATGCAAACGGATGTTGCCTTTGCGAGAACCCGCACCGCACAATCCGAAGCGCAAAAACACCTGCATCTTGCCGAAAAACTGCTAAGAGAGGATCAGCCGAAAGCTTTTTATGACGAAGTGGCGCGTGCGGTAACGGGATTTTTGGGCGACCGACTCAATATCTCGGAAAAAGGCATGTTGCGGCAAGACCTTTTGGCCAAAATGACGGAGGTGGGTATGGATGAGCAACTTTGTATGGATTTTGGAAGCCTCTTGGAATCTTCGGACGAGGTACGGTTCTCACCCGTTCGTCCAACACCTTTGAAGATGCAGACGTCGTATAACGATGCAACTTCACTCATTCAGCGCATTGATATGTTTTACAAACAGGAGCGGAAAAAGAAATAA
- a CDS encoding tetratricopeptide repeat protein — protein sequence MRFIFVQILGLWFFFATLGYAQDGSGLGRKGNARYTEKKYAEAAQHYRQGISTMKSQPSKDLSALYNNLGSSLYRQKQYAQADEAFERAMLAATDKGDFSRGAYNRGNAAMGAQKPEQALEAYRQAMLADPNNANARYNYELARRQLQKNGGGKQNKDQQQNKDQQQNKDQQQNKDQQQNKEQQQNKDQQQNKDQQQNKDQQQNKDQQQNKDQQQNKDQQQNKDQQKPESQNPPKPQPQKPEKKVNPEQARQILEAMKNDEQRLLQQLRRRPAQPSTIEKDW from the coding sequence ATGAGGTTCATTTTTGTGCAAATTTTAGGGTTGTGGTTTTTTTTCGCAACACTTGGCTACGCCCAAGACGGATCTGGATTGGGCCGGAAGGGTAATGCGCGTTATACCGAAAAAAAATATGCGGAGGCGGCACAGCATTATCGTCAGGGAATTTCTACGATGAAGTCCCAGCCTTCCAAAGACCTATCTGCTTTATACAATAATCTTGGAAGTAGTTTGTACCGTCAAAAGCAGTACGCACAGGCCGATGAAGCCTTTGAACGGGCAATGCTCGCCGCAACGGACAAAGGCGATTTTAGCCGAGGGGCATATAACCGTGGTAATGCGGCAATGGGTGCGCAAAAACCAGAACAAGCTTTAGAGGCTTATCGTCAAGCAATGTTGGCCGACCCGAACAATGCCAATGCACGGTATAATTACGAATTAGCACGCCGCCAACTCCAAAAAAATGGAGGTGGGAAACAGAACAAAGACCAACAACAGAACAAAGACCAACAACAGAACAAAGACCAACAACAGAACAAAGACCAACAACAGAACAAAGAGCAACAACAGAACAAAGACCAGCAACAGAACAAAGACCAGCAACAGAACAAAGACCAGCAACAGAACAAAGACCAGCAACAGAACAAAGACCAGCAACAGAACAAAGACCAGCAACAGAACAAAGACCAGCAAAAGCCGGAGTCTCAGAACCCACCCAAGCCCCAGCCTCAAAAACCCGAAAAAAAGGTCAATCCTGAACAAGCGCGGCAGATTCTGGAAGCCATGAAGAACGACGAACAGCGGCTTTTACAGCAACTCCGGAGACGTCCGGCACAACCTTCCACCATTGAAAAAGATTGGTAA
- a CDS encoding YdcF family protein encodes MRKKVRYILFLPLAALVWLLGVTVLIYTYSSVHDERVADAAVVLGAAAWYNKPSPVLRERVNHAIQLFQKGQVSVLVFTGGKGKGAPMAESEVARRYAIQQGVPASQIHIETVSQTTWENVREATRLTRELGLKRLLLVSDPFHMKRAITMGRDAGMIVFPAPTPSSRYKTWDTKFDFLIREVYYYSAYVLAGITTNR; translated from the coding sequence ATGAGAAAAAAAGTCCGTTATATTTTGTTCTTGCCTCTTGCGGCATTGGTGTGGTTATTGGGCGTTACGGTACTGATCTATACCTATTCATCGGTACATGATGAGCGGGTTGCAGATGCTGCGGTTGTGTTGGGTGCTGCGGCTTGGTATAACAAACCCTCGCCCGTATTGCGTGAGCGGGTGAACCACGCGATCCAACTTTTTCAAAAAGGCCAGGTATCGGTATTGGTTTTTACTGGCGGAAAAGGTAAAGGTGCGCCCATGGCAGAGTCGGAAGTGGCACGGCGTTATGCCATTCAACAAGGTGTACCGGCTTCGCAAATCCACATAGAGACGGTTTCTCAAACGACTTGGGAGAATGTACGTGAAGCAACCCGCCTTACGCGGGAGTTGGGACTAAAGCGGCTATTACTGGTTAGCGACCCCTTCCATATGAAAAGGGCGATTACAATGGGGCGAGATGCTGGGATGATTGTTTTTCCTGCTCCTACACCTTCTTCGCGGTATAAGACTTGGGATACCAAGTTTGATTTTTTGATCCGTGAAGTTTATTATTATTCCGCCTATGTCTTGGCAGGGATTACCACCAATCGTTAA
- a CDS encoding RNA-binding protein — protein sequence MNIFVGNLSGETTADDLRATFSEYGYVKHSAVIKDRETGQSRGFGFVEMPDNDEAKAAMEALNGADLGGKDLLVNEARPREERSGGFQRRDGGDRPRRDFGDRPRRDFGDRPPRRDFGDRPPRREFGGDRPPRRDFGDRPPRRDNSSRPPRHWDNDEE from the coding sequence ATGAACATTTTTGTTGGTAACCTGTCTGGCGAAACAACTGCAGACGATCTGCGCGCCACGTTTTCTGAATATGGTTACGTGAAACACAGCGCGGTTATTAAAGACCGCGAGACGGGACAGTCCCGTGGCTTCGGGTTTGTTGAAATGCCCGATAATGATGAAGCAAAGGCCGCTATGGAGGCCCTCAACGGAGCAGACTTAGGAGGAAAAGACCTCCTCGTTAACGAAGCACGTCCACGTGAAGAGCGTTCGGGTGGATTCCAGCGCCGCGATGGTGGCGACCGTCCCCGCCGTGATTTTGGCGACCGTCCCCGCCGTGATTTTGGCGACCGTCCTCCCCGCCGTGATTTTGGCGACCGTCCTCCACGTCGCGAATTTGGTGGTGATCGCCCACCCCGTCGTGATTTTGGCGACCGTCCTCCACGTCGTGATAATTCTTCGAGACCTCCACGCCATTGGGATAATGACGAAGAATAG
- the pepE gene encoding dipeptidase PepE, with protein sequence MKRLLLLSNSRNHPDELPFEWAIKEIQDFFGSDVRELIFIPYAGVTLAWDDYANWVQGGLFRLGFKVISIHTLTDPIAAIQNAQGLLVGGGNTFHLMYHLYKNNLVEAIQSSVLAGVPYMGWSAGGNITCPTLQTTNDMPIIQPPSFDALDLIPFQINPHYTSLHPPGHMGETRDDRLKEYIEVNRDMFVAGLPEGCLFRVEGEDMRMVGSKKVRIFHFGTAPLDLGEDDDFALLLQRP encoded by the coding sequence ATGAAAAGACTTCTACTGCTTAGTAATTCGCGTAACCATCCGGATGAACTGCCTTTTGAATGGGCTATTAAAGAAATACAGGACTTCTTTGGTTCGGATGTTCGAGAGTTGATTTTTATACCTTATGCTGGTGTAACTCTGGCGTGGGATGACTATGCCAATTGGGTACAAGGCGGACTTTTTCGCTTAGGGTTTAAAGTGATCAGTATCCATACATTGACAGACCCCATTGCGGCCATTCAGAACGCACAAGGCTTATTGGTGGGCGGGGGAAACACCTTTCATTTAATGTACCACCTTTATAAGAACAATTTAGTGGAGGCTATTCAGTCGTCAGTTTTGGCTGGCGTCCCCTATATGGGCTGGAGTGCCGGAGGTAATATTACGTGCCCTACCCTCCAAACAACCAATGACATGCCAATCATACAGCCCCCAAGTTTTGACGCCTTAGACCTCATTCCTTTCCAGATCAACCCACACTACACTTCTTTACATCCGCCCGGTCATATGGGTGAAACCAGAGACGATCGTTTAAAAGAATATATCGAGGTTAATCGCGATATGTTTGTAGCTGGCTTGCCAGAGGGTTGTCTGTTTCGGGTAGAAGGCGAAGATATGCGCATGGTTGGCTCCAAAAAGGTGCGTATTTTCCATTTTGGTACAGCACCGTTAGACCTTGGCGAGGACGACGATTTTGCGTTATTGCTGCAGCGGCCATAA
- a CDS encoding formylglycine-generating enzyme family protein, whose product MKQSKKLVIACLLIGMGLFVPNTWAQKKPSGSKPAAKPATTTTTPVRPTNTPTATRNAPAPRPAVATSRPASDQGAPARNDAERILTVTTVENVQIRVNNGPVINLEAGKPYAITLQRQTNDVQVIVPNMDFSWIQRAPRVAAGRNVSWELDMSRLYAERLRRLDALRINAEDAIRRQQRVVDSLFQVQQNTRQNTTEQPVTPPVDPPPAANTQTPPVAVADTAPSLPPIVRMAVAPPASPNVGQSWENSLNAQMVWIPGGIFKMGGNAYFDQRPIHPVDLTKGVWFGKFEVTQAEWVAVMGANPSSSKDPKKPVENVSYEEVQVFISRLNEREGTTLYRLPTEAEWEYVARAGSTRSFTWGNDTGSGRANCADCGSRFDGKETSPVGSFFPNAFGVYDVHGNVAEWVLDWYDEEYYKLPEASKDPMGPSSGTSRVIRGGSFDVPSDEMRVFVRGAAPGDFKGANIGFRLVRTAN is encoded by the coding sequence ATGAAGCAAAGTAAAAAGTTGGTTATTGCGTGTTTGTTGATAGGAATGGGGTTGTTTGTACCTAATACTTGGGCACAGAAAAAACCTTCAGGCTCCAAACCCGCAGCTAAACCAGCAACCACCACAACAACACCCGTTAGGCCAACAAATACGCCTACAGCTACTCGGAATGCCCCTGCTCCAAGGCCAGCCGTCGCTACCAGTCGTCCGGCAAGCGATCAGGGAGCACCTGCCCGAAATGACGCCGAGCGCATTCTGACGGTTACCACCGTGGAAAATGTCCAAATTCGGGTGAATAATGGCCCTGTCATTAATTTAGAGGCCGGAAAACCCTATGCAATCACCTTGCAACGACAAACAAACGATGTTCAGGTAATTGTTCCCAATATGGACTTTTCGTGGATCCAGCGTGCACCTCGCGTAGCGGCTGGTAGAAATGTGTCTTGGGAACTGGATATGTCGCGGTTGTATGCCGAGCGGCTCCGCCGTTTGGATGCCTTGAGAATTAATGCCGAGGACGCTATCCGCCGCCAACAACGCGTGGTAGATAGCCTCTTTCAAGTACAACAAAACACGCGGCAAAATACAACAGAACAACCAGTTACCCCCCCCGTTGACCCGCCGCCTGCGGCCAATACGCAAACACCTCCAGTTGCGGTGGCCGATACAGCGCCGAGTCTCCCGCCAATTGTTCGGATGGCTGTTGCGCCACCTGCAAGCCCCAATGTTGGCCAATCTTGGGAGAATTCGCTTAATGCCCAAATGGTCTGGATTCCGGGAGGTATTTTTAAAATGGGTGGAAATGCTTACTTCGATCAAAGACCAATACATCCCGTTGACTTGACCAAGGGGGTGTGGTTTGGCAAATTTGAAGTAACCCAAGCAGAATGGGTGGCCGTTATGGGGGCAAATCCAAGTTCCTCCAAGGATCCCAAAAAACCAGTAGAAAACGTATCCTATGAAGAGGTTCAAGTCTTCATTTCTCGCCTAAACGAGCGCGAAGGAACTACGCTATACCGCCTACCAACAGAAGCGGAATGGGAGTATGTGGCACGGGCTGGTTCTACACGTTCTTTCACATGGGGCAACGACACGGGTTCGGGGCGCGCAAACTGTGCGGACTGTGGCTCGCGCTTCGATGGGAAGGAAACTTCTCCAGTAGGCAGCTTCTTCCCGAATGCCTTTGGGGTGTATGACGTGCATGGGAACGTGGCCGAGTGGGTTTTGGATTGGTATGATGAAGAGTACTACAAACTTCCCGAAGCCTCAAAAGACCCAATGGGCCCATCATCGGGTACGTCTCGTGTAATTCGTGGCGGCTCTTTTGATGTACCATCCGACGAAATGCGGGTCTTTGTACGTGGTGCAGCCCCCGGTGACTTTAAAGGCGCCAATATTGGCTTCCGTTTGGTTCGTACAGCCAATTGA
- a CDS encoding SUMF1/EgtB/PvdO family nonheme iron enzyme, translating to MAQDVIADTVSLPSFRDYTVIARLGLGGFGTVYKAQHNYTKQLRAIKILPPGIQNEAVTLKQFQDEAQAMGAFDHPHIVKIYHAGIENGFPFLDMEFIEGESVHELIQEQVASGEKPMPVGEVIRLAREMADALRYIHSQNLIHRDIKPQNIMRRGTDKVFKLTDFGIAFESKLSTRSTDFAGTAEYMSPEQIEGDQLFPQTDIYSLGVVLYESLIGRPPFRSEGSNFASRLRLQQQILEKAPLRVHDFNTDAPDWFAGIVMRCLEKKATNRFSSAQELMDAIDTGILTDKSVADARLAEAERLVKENRYEEAVPVFQDAKRLYVKLSTYLAVSGMGDTVRSLIRQCDERLEFLSERGQKVRSLRERGTQLMAVQDFAGAIPFYQEVLGIYENDLDALKQIKRCEDGLREQEALRQSKIDLLRKQAEGAQKELRLREARQYWVELANVAPEFSTEANQKAQTIQEELSRYWKIHFDKEREADNLVAEAQQKGFNEAYHKRIVELYKEAQHFAERGYEGDANVYRKRNNALQEKVGAANQLLTDFRRMIQETRSEADRLFAGGRYIEAKKRYQQLLAQSPGDKSLQERIVDCTNGEIRDLREKAGLLFAEENYEKAATLYRGLIELKPNDPEAKQRLMECENFIRINNQVRELQTQQVNLLIQTGDQLASVSSYKAALDKYNQALAIHPEHEGLRAKIESITPLVQPSSGQSRGLFGGLIRSNPKNTPNPKPAPVLPKPAPSPKQAPLPTVKHQDVVPASKPEPVVPKPEPAPIVERQTEVAAFASKAVHDPLPMVTKPSETPKPSSVKPQTAPVKTTPSAKALPVAKQTHKPQPAAKSELAPKPVPVPEKSKKSTPAPVKPLPLDVIDAETTDTNRWLWIGLVALLVLGLVYVLVMDPFGWMGSKTPSAMEVVSDTEMKNSVGLELVKIPAGSFTMGDPNGDADARPEHEVSITQPFWMSKYEITSKQFKRFQTETGYRTEAEQAESCQVYQNGDWVDDTTGTWKGFMSGDDRPAVCVSWNDAQAFVNWLNTKEGSTGYRLPTEAEWEYTARAGSGTPYAFGSSADILSDYAWFSANAGNQPQPVGKKRANAWNVHDMHGNVYEWVSDWYNDAYYQSAPRQDPQGPSGGSDRVLRGGSWAYDADALVVSYRNSDVPTKRNTNIGFRIVKTQ from the coding sequence ATGGCTCAGGATGTTATTGCGGATACCGTTAGCCTTCCCTCATTTCGCGATTACACAGTGATTGCGCGGTTAGGACTTGGAGGCTTCGGAACTGTTTATAAGGCACAACACAATTACACCAAGCAATTGCGTGCGATCAAAATTCTGCCCCCCGGTATTCAAAATGAAGCGGTTACCCTAAAACAGTTTCAGGATGAAGCCCAAGCAATGGGAGCATTTGATCATCCGCACATTGTCAAAATCTACCATGCTGGTATAGAAAATGGTTTCCCGTTCTTGGACATGGAGTTCATCGAAGGGGAAAGCGTTCACGAGCTTATACAGGAGCAAGTTGCCTCTGGCGAAAAGCCTATGCCCGTGGGCGAGGTCATCCGTCTTGCCCGTGAAATGGCCGACGCCCTCCGCTATATCCACTCGCAAAACCTGATCCACCGCGACATAAAACCGCAAAATATTATGCGGCGCGGAACCGATAAGGTCTTTAAATTGACCGATTTCGGCATTGCGTTCGAGTCTAAACTTTCTACCCGCTCTACAGATTTTGCCGGAACAGCGGAGTACATGAGTCCCGAACAAATCGAAGGGGATCAACTCTTTCCACAAACGGATATCTATAGTTTGGGGGTTGTGCTTTATGAATCCTTGATCGGAAGACCGCCTTTCCGGTCGGAGGGCAGCAATTTCGCCTCTCGCCTCCGCTTGCAGCAGCAAATTTTAGAAAAAGCCCCACTTCGGGTACATGATTTTAATACAGATGCCCCCGATTGGTTTGCGGGCATTGTCATGCGATGCCTCGAAAAAAAGGCAACAAATCGCTTTAGCTCGGCACAAGAACTCATGGATGCCATTGACACTGGCATTCTTACCGATAAATCGGTTGCAGATGCACGACTCGCAGAAGCCGAGCGCTTGGTGAAGGAAAACCGTTACGAAGAAGCCGTTCCGGTCTTTCAGGACGCGAAAAGACTTTATGTGAAGTTAAGCACCTATCTTGCCGTTAGTGGAATGGGAGATACCGTGCGGAGCCTGATTCGTCAGTGCGACGAGCGCTTGGAATTTCTTTCAGAACGAGGGCAGAAGGTACGTAGCTTGCGCGAGCGAGGCACACAGTTGATGGCCGTGCAAGACTTTGCCGGAGCTATCCCGTTCTATCAAGAAGTTTTAGGGATATACGAAAATGACTTGGACGCGCTTAAGCAGATTAAACGTTGTGAAGATGGCCTTCGCGAGCAAGAAGCCCTACGCCAGTCAAAAATAGACTTGTTGCGTAAACAGGCTGAAGGTGCCCAAAAAGAACTTCGACTGCGCGAAGCACGCCAATATTGGGTTGAGTTGGCAAATGTTGCCCCTGAATTTTCCACAGAGGCCAATCAGAAAGCACAGACCATACAAGAAGAACTGAGCCGATATTGGAAAATCCATTTTGACAAAGAACGAGAGGCGGATAACTTGGTGGCAGAAGCCCAACAAAAAGGCTTTAATGAAGCATACCATAAACGGATTGTTGAACTCTACAAGGAAGCCCAACACTTTGCTGAGCGTGGATATGAGGGCGATGCAAATGTTTACCGCAAGCGTAACAATGCACTGCAAGAAAAAGTGGGCGCAGCCAACCAGTTGCTAACGGATTTCCGGCGGATGATTCAGGAAACCCGCTCGGAGGCAGATCGGCTATTTGCGGGTGGGCGCTACATTGAGGCCAAAAAAAGATACCAACAATTGCTTGCACAGTCCCCCGGAGACAAATCCTTGCAAGAACGTATTGTGGATTGTACCAATGGGGAAATTAGAGACCTACGTGAAAAGGCTGGCCTGCTGTTTGCCGAAGAAAATTACGAAAAAGCCGCAACACTTTATCGTGGATTGATTGAGCTTAAACCAAATGATCCAGAAGCCAAACAACGGCTTATGGAATGTGAAAACTTCATCCGGATTAACAATCAAGTCCGCGAACTGCAAACCCAGCAAGTTAATTTGCTAATCCAAACGGGAGATCAACTGGCCTCGGTGAGTTCATATAAGGCCGCATTAGACAAGTATAATCAGGCATTGGCCATTCATCCAGAACACGAGGGGCTTCGTGCAAAGATCGAGAGCATAACGCCTTTGGTTCAACCCTCCTCTGGCCAGTCTCGAGGTCTCTTTGGTGGGTTAATCCGGTCTAATCCCAAAAATACCCCGAATCCGAAACCTGCACCTGTATTACCTAAGCCTGCTCCATCACCTAAACAGGCTCCTTTGCCAACCGTAAAACATCAAGATGTTGTCCCAGCATCCAAACCAGAACCAGTAGTTCCCAAGCCAGAACCTGCACCTATAGTAGAGCGTCAAACGGAAGTTGCTGCCTTTGCGTCAAAAGCCGTTCACGATCCCTTACCTATGGTAACCAAGCCGAGTGAAACGCCCAAGCCTTCATCGGTAAAGCCTCAAACGGCTCCTGTAAAAACTACGCCTTCCGCAAAAGCATTACCCGTTGCGAAACAAACTCACAAACCACAACCCGCCGCTAAGTCTGAGCTAGCCCCCAAGCCCGTTCCGGTGCCTGAAAAGAGTAAAAAATCTACGCCCGCGCCTGTTAAGCCCTTGCCTTTGGACGTGATTGATGCGGAGACTACTGATACAAATCGGTGGCTTTGGATTGGGTTGGTGGCCTTGTTGGTTTTGGGTCTTGTTTATGTGCTTGTGATGGATCCCTTTGGATGGATGGGTAGCAAAACACCATCTGCTATGGAGGTGGTAAGCGATACCGAAATGAAAAATAGTGTGGGATTAGAATTGGTGAAAATTCCTGCCGGCTCTTTTACAATGGGCGACCCCAATGGTGATGCAGATGCACGACCCGAACATGAAGTAAGCATTACCCAGCCGTTTTGGATGAGTAAATATGAGATTACCTCTAAACAGTTTAAGCGCTTCCAAACCGAAACGGGCTATCGCACCGAAGCTGAACAAGCAGAAAGTTGCCAAGTTTATCAAAATGGTGATTGGGTGGATGATACCACAGGCACATGGAAGGGATTTATGAGCGGGGACGACCGTCCTGCAGTCTGTGTGAGTTGGAATGATGCCCAAGCATTTGTGAATTGGCTGAACACCAAAGAAGGTTCAACCGGTTATCGTCTCCCAACCGAGGCCGAATGGGAATATACTGCTCGTGCTGGTTCGGGCACGCCTTATGCTTTTGGCAGTTCTGCGGACATTCTATCGGACTATGCTTGGTTCTCGGCAAATGCAGGCAACCAGCCGCAGCCTGTTGGTAAAAAACGTGCAAATGCTTGGAATGTGCATGATATGCACGGAAACGTGTATGAGTGGGTGAGTGATTGGTATAACGATGCGTATTACCAGTCTGCACCAAGACAAGATCCACAAGGCCCAAGTGGTGGTAGTGACCGTGTGCTTAGAGGAGGCTCTTGGGCGTATGATGCTGATGCGTTGGTTGTAAGTTACCGAAACAGTGATGTTCCCACTAAACGCAATACAAATATCGGTTTTCGGATTGTTAAAACGCAATAA